The Cellvibrio zantedeschiae genomic sequence GCGTAGCCGCGAATCAAAAGATCGCGTTGTTGAAGCGAACGAAGAAAAATTCAGTGGTTTTATTTTCAAGATCCAGGCAAACATGGATCCCAAGCATCGCGACCGAATTGCGTTTATGCGTGTGTGCTCGGGTGTTTACCAGCAAGGCATGAAAATGAAACATGTGCGCATCGGTAAGGAAATTAGAATTGCTGACGCCGTGACGTTTATGGCGGGTGATCGCAGCGCAGTGGAAGAAGCACTCGCAGGCGACATTATCGGTCTGCACAATCACGGCACAATTCAAATCGGCGATACTTTTACCGAAGGCGAAGATTTAAAATTCACCGGCATTCCCCACTTTGCACCGGAACTCTTTCGTCGTATTCGTTTGAAAGATCCTTTGAAGATGAAGCAACTGCAAAAAGGTTTACAGCAGTTGTCGGAAGAGGGGTCAACGCAAGTGTTTTTTCCCATCAATAACAACGATATTGTTGTGGGAGCTGTAGGTGTTTTGCAATTTGAAGTTGTAGCCTACCGGTTGAAAGACGAATACAAGGTAGAAGCAGTATACGAACCGGTTAACGTTACTACGGCGCGCTGGTGTGAATGCGATGATCCGAAAAAACTGGAAGAATTCAAACGTAAGTGTACCGAGAACCTCGCGTTAGACGGCGGTGGGCATTTAACCTATTTAGCTCCATCCAGGGTCAATTTATCGCTTACACAGGAGCGCCATCCAGACGTAGAATTCAGGGCAACTCGCGAACATTAATCGATTTTATCGCGTAAATACACTAAGCTGGTTATATCTAAAATAATATTTGAGGCTGAAAAGTGACTCAAGCGAATAATAATAACGATCTGGTTTGGGATCTTGATGCGTTTAACCAGCGTCAGCGAGCTATTGATTTTGTAATGGGGTTTGAAAATAAGCTTTGCGTATTTTCAAACTCGGTTGAGCAGCTTTATACCAATTACAATATTTTCTTTCCTCGCGAAGAAGCCCGCAAGCTAGTGATTCTGCCCAATCCATACGCACATCACGATACCTTTAATGGTATTCCCGAATCTGCTGTAACTGCGACAGGAATGGAAATTCTTCCCGGGGTTTTTAAAGGCAAACAAACCTTATTTTTGCGTATCCCTTTTAAGCAGGGAACAATAAAAACTGTTCCCCTGCAAATGGGCTTGCGTGTAGTGCAACAGCAATGTCCTCCAGAAAGGCCTTTCTTGCCTGTATTGATGAAAGGTGATTTGCGGGAGTTGGATGCATCTATTCCCTGCTTGCACTTGCACAGAATCCACGTGAATCGGCTTACAGCTCACTCTACGTTGGACAAAAAAGATATAGAAAAAGTTATCAGTAAGCGTTTGGCAGATTTAAGTTTGCTTTAGACGTGGAATGAAAGGTGGCTTGATCAACACTCCTGCTGCAGAAACAAAAAAGCCACATATGTGGCTTTTTTGTTCTCAGTTTTGCTGAAATCTATTTCTGTAGAACGAATTTAATTGGTGCGGTAAATTCAAAAGTTGCTCCAGAAATTGCATCTGGAATTGCTGGGTATGGAGCAACTTTATTAACTGCTTCCAGTGCTGCTTCATTAAGCGCTTCAACCTCTGAGGCTTGTACTACAGAAGTGCTTACGATATTGCCCTGACGATTAATCGTAACGGCGACGCGCACACTACCTGTTTGACCGCGCTCAAGCGCTTTTTTCGGATAGCGAACGCTGGCGTAAATTCGTTTCAAGTTATCCGAAACATAGAATTGGCGAGCCAAAAGATTTTGTGCTGTTAACGCAGGTTTTTCATCATCGTCATTAGCTGCGGCAGCGGTTGCAGCTGGTGCTTTTTGCGCGGCTAAACGAGCAGCTTCAACTCTTGCAGCTTCCGCTTTAGCTTGTTCTGCTTTTAGTGCAGCAGCTTGTTTTGCGCTATCAGCAGAAGATGTTTGTGCGCCGGCAGTTTTTGCTGCTGCATCTTTTGCTTCTTTCTCTTTTTCTTTCTCAGCTGCTAAATCGGCAGCAGATTTAATCTTGCTCCAACCCGCCACTTCGGTAGTGCGCTCTTTGGACGGTTTGATTTTGTCGTAACGAGCTTTAAGCGCGGCGTTAACATTGCCAGCTTTCAAAATGTCATCTTTGTAATCAGA encodes the following:
- a CDS encoding TonB family protein, yielding MRLKHIINCCISFLLACYCSLSVAAEPVLNGMATHIDLGKEQFIGALYSSSLSDNPDKLLANNQAMRMELKIVAPEGVTTRRFSRWWIEGMAINNAPTLLTEQADNMVKFDGLFKGRFVQNDTISFNYEPGKGVNISINDVALGNIAGDKFFAMLLRTWIGKVPLSSDYKDDILKAGNVNAALKARYDKIKPSKERTTEVAGWSKIKSAADLAAEKEKEKEAKDAAAKTAGAQTSSADSAKQAAALKAEQAKAEAARVEAARLAAQKAPAATAAAANDDDEKPALTAQNLLARQFYVSDNLKRIYASVRYPKKALERGQTGSVRVAVTINRQGNIVSTSVVQASEVEALNEAALEAVNKVAPYPAIPDAISGATFEFTAPIKFVLQK